The window TCGTCAATCTCTGTCATGGCACCAAAAGTTACAATATTGACAGCATTAAAGTCACCAAGTGCCAAGTCcttttgggcattttcaatGTCACCAACAGCTTCATCATAGCTCTCACCACAAGACGAATATCGTTGCTTAAGTTGAGGATTGGTGGTGGTTGTTGCAAGTGACTTGGCTAAGGTCAAAGATTTGCGAGCATTTGTATGGGCAAGGTTTAAGGTGTATACAGCCAAGCCTTTTAAATCTGCAGTGCCTGCAGATTTCAACACACTGGAACAAAATGGCAGGTTTGAAGTTTTTGGACAGATGGTGGAAACAACGTCGTTAGATGATGCCACATTTGAAATGATGGTGAACAAAAGAACTCCAATGAGAGAGACAAtgactgtaacgacccaacattccggactaagctgaggtcactactcaatactaagactcgaccacacaataCAAATTTTATAATAGACCAGTTACAATCtcttaaaacgttaggaataaaacaacaaaacagtatcgggccctatttcaaatcacagttacaaaagttttgaataaaatctcaaatCATCAAATCCAAAATCCTCAAAACAAATACTCTAaccaaaatacatcagcggaagcgaaaataaaatcggacacgtccatatggccttcacgcatcctttctgcccctcgtcggtctgcccctagacgtgcccttacctgaaaagttaagaagagaaagggtgagtataaacatacccagtaagggacccactactgggcccgttaggggacaacagttaacttcctattcgggggtgccctacataacagtctagtggttccgtagaacgcacatatcagtccagtgctcccgaaggatgcacatatcagtctagtgctcccgaaggatgcacacatcagtctagtgctcccgaaggatgcacatatcagtctagtgctcccgaaggatgcacatatcagtctagtgcccccggaggatgcacctatcagactagtgctcccgaaggatgcacatatcagtctagtgctcccgaaggatgcacatatcagtctagtgctcccgaagaatgcacatatccgtaaggcacactaccccatagatgaagctaaccgttacccctcagtccatactaaaccgtccacaacagtcacaccccaacggcattcatattacagttccgccataggctttgtcagacagatagtataggtttaaacaattaCACCCTCAGTTACTATACGCGTCActaattcgcacaccattagggaaaaccctagacctaATCaaataaccaaccaaaaccggactcgctgtccttccccgtccaaactccatgatcaacatccagaccaatgattactacatactgaaccgtaacttcaaggtccatcgatatagaatcccaatctacaattagcagtcacagtacctttacatcagacaaaacataataacagtgcttaacagtcaacacacatacagttattcagtacagtcactaacgtgtaatcccctgtggattactacgttttcagcctcgatccgaggtccagtagtaggaaaacccttacctgatactcggttatgcccctcgatcgaatccacgctcaacagatccacctaaacgaaagacgaaggttttagttgatgactttagtagaagtcgttttaaaaaggtcagaagcggcatccgttgacttacccaaggaaaggaaaactacctccaaacaagcctaccgcgagacccgagaactcaagcgtcaactctgtactaccttcaagggagaaaagtagggccatatcttattccaatattcaaactctaatcggatgtagcaacattagggaattcatcgaaaacaatccttaccgaagactcaccgtgacccggagcggaggaaggaaggcttaggtggcttggtgaaacaaggagctcggctcggcttgaaggcgttcggctcggctcggcttggcctcggctcggctcggcttggccttggctcacagctcggcttgtggctcggctcaactcggctcgcggctcggctcactcggctcgcggctcggctcgtggctcggctcactcggctcactcggctcggcttactcagctcggctcactcggattcgtgtgtggctcggactggatgcgggttttgggtcgggtcagcttggaaccgggtcgggttttgCAGTGCGAAACGGGCAACACGAACGACGGCTCTCCGGCGTCCGACGACCGTGACGAACGGCAGCTgggaggcgttcgacgaccggcctTGCTCCCACGCGGCGAACGACTGACAGAAGGCGCACGCCGGTGGCTGGCGTTGTGAACCCGAGAGGAGATCGAAACGGACggtcgcggcggctgttcgatttcggagacggagacgacgacggaGGAAGAGAGATGAAGGCGGCGTCGCtgtcggatggagaagagaatgaagaagaaggagatgaCCGTCgggaaaaatgaagaagaaaaactcGAGGGGGGGTGCGGCGACGCAAGGAGGAGAGACGAAATTGGATTGAGGGGTGGGGGGGTAGCCGCGCGGTTTAgggttaaatttaaaaaaaatttattattatatatatatataacttttaataataatagtaaatagaatattatatatatatatatatatatattaatttttaattattataattaataataaaaatatataaaatattattatatacatatatatatatatatattaactttttaaaaattaattaataataataatactaataataataataataaaagaaaatattaatattaaattatatataaggataataataatcaatactaataataataataatataattactattaaattattattatataaatttacaaatattaattcagaatttcataaattaatccaaaatttaacattcccgaaaaattatataaaactgtaaaagtttacctcgaaaattcggggcgttacaatgaCGATACAAGAGTTATTGgtcattttaatttctttgttctttctcAATATTAGTGTCCTATGGGTCATTTTGATCGATATACACACTTATATagatgaaatttagagaaatgGTTTTTTTCTTAGGGAGTAGAAAGGGAAGTTGTAATTACATAGTTAAAGCCTATTTTAGTCTTTTGTTggtttttgtattattattatttgttatttttatcttcaaaaaataaccaaaatcaattcTTGAATAATCATAATTGTCAATTCGTTTTTGACATAATTACAACTAAGAtatgctttatttatttatttggaaagATACAACTAAGAtgttaaaaattgaattttctGACCATGTATGATGCCAAAAACTTGGTATGAAGTGTAAGTATACCCGTCAAATTAACTATAAAGCGGTAGAATGGTTAAGAAGCAACTAAGTATCGTCTTCTCTAGATATAAAATGTTCAAATTGAGTTTAACTATTCAAGaattttttaatactttatttaaggaattgaaatttagatgacgtgtttataaaaataacgaaacataagaaaaaaaattattgtccaatcaccaaatccaaaaaataagttttcaaagataatttctaagtgaaaatttttaaatttctattTCTCGGTTCAAAATTTACATGGCCAATAGAAATACAAAATCAAATGAAGAAGTAttgcaatcttaaaaaaatgtaatttttgtCGATGGTTGACAATATACATATACAGCAAAGTACGTAATATTATACGAACCAATTAGAAATCAGAACTGAATCAAATGAAGAAGTTGAAAAATTATTTGGACAACCCAAAAGTCATCAAATTAAATGTTGAGAGTtttgatttaatattttaattagtataaaaTTATGGTTGTAATTTCCACATTTAAAATAAGAGTTTGGatgaatgaaatttgaaaatactaAAATGTAGAATTTTGTTCTTGTGTGTTCTTGCGATAGAGTGCTTGAATATTTACAGCAATCAAGTGAGAATTGATATGTCCTTGCTTATGGACTGCTTGAGGGTTTATGGAAGTTTCTAGCTTTGTCCAATCCTTAGTTTGTTAGATCATCTAAGTAATCTGAATCTAACCTATATCTTAGGGGTTCAAATCAAATTGGTTTTGAAGCTGTTGGTGTTGTGTTTTTTGAGTCTTGTTGTTATTAACATGATTCTTAGATCCAATGCCTAGGGTTTCATACCATAATACTGTAACGcaccaaaaattaagataattttggagttagttATCTTAACTTTgtttaattaagataatttattgggcgttattttgaatccatttgatcagaattatttgatttaggtgggaattgaaattaattaaatatttcttggatgaatatttaattaattagcggttttggcatgtggtgtttgttaagtttttgtttaaatggtaggttaagaggattaagtaaagttgttgatttttagtgttgttgaagttgaatttaattaaataattatggatgttatttaattaaattgtcgggtggaaagtttgttggagattcaataattatatgtatatgtggaaatatatatataattattatgttaaaggaaaagataattatatttgttgaaatataattatttaagaaaaagatagttgtattttggggaaaggatatttattaaaggagaaaaagtaaaataattatattttgggaaaatataattatttgtaaaaggataattatatgatagaatataattatatttgtttggaaaagaagataatccataaggagagagatggttgatttgattggacaaaaaagatatatatttatttataagagaaaaataatgatttaaataaatatatatttattgtagattttggtgagagaataataataataataataataaagaagtattattattattattaatggttataaatgcctaagattaaggcatttatttaggaaagataatgggaataaagatatatgtatatttttttttggtattatatatatatatatatatatatatatatatatatatatactaaaaggaaaaggaaaaggaaaatgaaataataataataataattattgttattatttgggtctataaatagcattagaatgcttaagatggaaataaaggaaaaagaaaaaggttctttatcttcttctctaagattgTTGCcacctcagttgaagttaagattggtctctttggaagcttgaggatttaaagtgatgaatttttcatcaaggataagaggattttccaacctccatctgagtaaccttggtaagccaataaaattaaattaatattttattaatttaattttggatctatttgggttttctgtagaaggttcaattggctaaactttttaagatctaaatcttggatttttcccaatcaaggttgaattggtttcaaccccaatttttagaaagttaattaatttgggaggatttttggatgttagccaattgctaatttcattaattaagatactaagtgttccttttatgattaggatcaagttaattggagaattttactgtcaactagggagtacctttgtttggctaaaatctccaggtaagagattctcctactagaccttcgaactgaatttaagagaccgcatgtaattatgattatgcattgatggtagctaaaatgcataacttgatgctactgataatgactgtcattgtattgatgttgatgatgatgactgagattattatgttgatgattgatgatggtgactgatgttatgttaatgactgatagattgatgttgatgattgttaatgcttgatatattaatcacatgattaaggacgttaagattaatactcatgccatgttatgatgttatgttatgctacatgctatggatagggtgttctgttaactttgtctattagagtcgtacctgcataggtgtccttcgggatcaccacctatttaggactgtgtggttcgacgggacgccagtctagcatggatatagatattattcgagtgattcgacggggtcctcgcatcccgattgtcttagtgttaccctcGGGTTCACTagagaccagcatgtcctaggtgctccctcgggacaccgaagaccagattttcgttcctacgggagcgcatgttgcacgtgttcgggaacgtgccaaagattgggtaccattttcaggactctaatgggaagttaacagacacctagcgggactagtagtaggtcccttactgagtatatgtttatactcactctttctatgtttaacatttcaggcgaaggtaaaggtagaagaaagctggcgagcgacagagaaggatccgtgacatgccatatggggactcagttttgcttctgcgtttatgtttcagtgttttaatattccgtttttaatgaaaatttattcttccctcgtttcaaaaagagtctcttgtcattgttccttttagtaacgacttcagcttagtataaagagttgggtcgttacagttggtatcagagcgtcagcttttaggttctgtagactaacttacgatgtgagtctttgattttgtccctatggctattacgatccttcgtcactcgccaggtatgtattttatgatacatgattatgaatatgcatgtgaccttgcctgtattaaactagaactgcatgaatgttatgatttaaatggtgatggctttggtggtaaagttttaagaaaaatgctgccacgtagaggtgctcaaaggggtgattgagtaggcaaaagagttgGACGTGTTCAGTGTGATGAACTGCTTTGTGACTGGATATGTAAGAcattagttatgttggtggttttaaaagaaactaaaggcatggttaagttcaagtatatcaaacacatttgatggtgtttagaattgagttgctggagaaggaacaaagcaaactttagtgcatagttattttggtgagacttcaagaaactgtttttgagtttaccatgaaggataagttacagctagtttaaagtacaagtgatgaaataacgaactcctttagaataactagctaagttgatgtcattaaagaaagtcaatagttggacatgagtttgaactttatcaaacaagaaaagagaaattagtgagttcTAAAGATTACTAAATGGTGGAGAATGCCTTATTAAGGGTGGAAGTCcgaagttggaaaatagaatgtagtttttgaagagttatgaattaagtttcacttagataagtgtaaaggaaagaaaagtgtttgagaaaagtaatattttgtcaagagaAGTAAAGCGTTGCGCAACATGAGAGTTGCACTTAGGAAAATTTCATGGTAGAATTACCAAGTTGAGAAggctacttaggaacaagagtATGACAAGAGAGCTCGATACTCAAATTGTTCAAgaactaaaactttcgaggacgaaagtttcttagcgagggaagattgtaacacctcataattttaagaaatctattttgggtgttacattaagtggaattggaagttaaggaatgtatttggtgttttgtgttggattaattaaatatatatgcatgggtgtgtatatttaattaaagattttggaatttggtagaatttgttattaattaagacatgagagccaagtatcccaagttgttcaaagattagaactttcgaggacgaaagtttcaaaaaggagggaagattgtaacgccccaaaaattaagataattttagagTTAGTTATCTTAACTTTgtttaattaagataatttattgggcgttattttgaatccatttaatgagaattatttgatttaggtgggaattgaaattaattaaatatttcttggatgaatatttaattaattagaggttttggcatgtggtctttgttaagtttttgtttaaatggtaggttaagaggattaagtaaagttgtggatttttagtgttgttgaagttgaatttaattaaataattatggatgttatttaattaaattgtcgggtggaaagtttgttggagattcaataattatatgtatatgtggaaatatatatataattattatgttaaaggaaaagataattatatttgttgaaatataattatttaaggaaaagatagttgtattttggggaaaggatatttattaaaggagaaaaagtaaaataattatattttgggaaaatataattatttgtaaaaggataattatatgatagaatataattatatttgtttggaaaagaagataatccataaggagagagatggttgatttgattggacaaaaaagatatatatttatttataagagaaaaataatgatttaaataaatatatatttattgtagattttggtgagagaataataataataataataaagaagtattattattattattaatggttataaatgcctaagattaaggcatttatttaggaaagataatgggaataaagatatatgtatatttttttttggtattatatatatatatactaaaaggaaaaggaaaaggaaaaggaaataataataataataattattgttattatttgggtctataaatagcattagaatgcttaagatggaaataaaggaaaaagaaaaaggttctttatctttgtaacgacccaactttccggactaagctgaggtcactaccaaataccaaaactcgaccattcacataaaatttgaaacggaccagttacgattcattaaaagcattagaaacattacaaaaagacagtttcgggccctattaaaaattaaatcataaaaagtctcaaataaaaactcaagtcatcagttccaaaaacacaagtcaaatattctgacaaaatacatagcggaagcgataagaaaaccagacgcgtccatatggccttcacgcgtccttcctgcctctcgtcggtctgcccctcgctgtgcccttacctgaaaagtttaaaagagaaaagggtgagtataaacatacccagtaagggacccactactgggcccgttaggggacaacagttaacttcctattcgggggtaccctacataacagtctagtggtcccgtaggacgcacatatcagtctagtgctcccgaaggatgcacatctcagtctagtgctcccgaaggatgcacacatcagtctagtgctcccgaaagacgcacatatcagtctagtgctcccgaaggatgcacagatcagtctagtgctcccgaaggacgcacatatcagtctagtgctcccgaaggatgcacagatcagtctagtgctcccgaaggatgcacacatcagtctagtgctcccgaaggacgcacatatcagtctagtgctcccgaaggatgcacacatcagtctagtgctcccgaaggatgcacatataagtaaggcacactaccccatagatgaagctaaccgttacccctcggtctatactcaatcgtctaccacagtcataccacaatcatcaatcatttacatttcccctaagggctttactggccaggtagtataagcttaaaccattacaccctcagttgctatacgcgtcaactattcgtataccattatggaaaaGCCCCCAAgtctcaaacagctaaataaccaactgaactcactgtccttccccgtctaatcccatgatcaacatccatcaatctaaaatttcaatctacaattagcgatttcggttcagttacatcagacagaaacataataacagtgcttaacagtcaacatagatacacttatccagtataatcactaacgtgtaatcccctgtggattactacgtttccggcctcgacccgaggtccagtagtaggaaaacccttacctgaaactcggctatgcccctcgatcgaaatccacgctcgacagatctacctaacgaaacacgaaagttttagttggtgactttagtagcagttgttttaaaaggttgtccgttgacttacccaaggaaaggaagctatctccaaccaggtctgccgcggaacccgagaacttaagcgtcaactctgtactaccttcaagggagaaaagtagggccatatcttaatccaacattcaaactcgaatcggacgaggtaacattagggaattcatcaaaacaatccttaccgaagactcaccgtgaaccgaagtggaggaaggaaggcttaggtggctcggctcggctcggcttggactcggctcggctcggctcggcttggttctcggctcggcttggttctcggctcggctcggcttgctcggctcgcggctcggctcgcggctcggctcactcggctcgcggctcgctcggcttggggctcggctcggacaaggatggcggctcgggtacggctcgcggtcACCTCGGCGGCGCGCGACGACAGACACAACAACCCGGCAATGGCGGCGACGGTCTTCGGCTTACCCCGGACTTTATGAGTTGCACCGGACGGCACGAAGGAGGAGGTGTTGctggtggtagagacagagacggccggcggtggtagaaacgaagagagagaggtgGAGAAGCGCCGGCCGATGGAAGCGAAATGGAAAagggatggaggccgcggcAAACGTGCTTCTGCTGTCGTCGGTGAGGGGCTgtaaagaagaaggagaaggagaagaaaaagaaggagagatggtggtgatggtggcgctgaaacggaaatgaagagggagggagagaggccgtcggaaagaaaaagagaagaaaaacttggggcggtggcgcggcgtggaaggaggaaacggaagagaagaagaaaaatttcgacgggggggggggggggtaggcggcgcgaatttagggtttgttttttaaaaaaaatttattatatatatatatatatacatatataattcttaataattatataatattaataatttaaattaaataataatatatatactaaatataaataataataataataataataaagtaataataataatatattaataatattaatattaaataaataataatttattattatgtaataataatgtttattgttttagaaataataatatttctataatattaattaataataataattataatattaatattataacaaataaaataaatattaataataataatataattaatattatattattattatatcaacttgcactttacataaaacgagaaaaattttaccttaaattttcggagcgttacattcttccctccttagggaactttcgtccttgaaagttttatttctcgaacagttcgggataatgggatctcatgtcgtcttcacgctcccatgtagcctcttctacccggtgattccgccataagactttaactaggggaatttgtttatttctcaacgtcttcacctctctagcaagcacctcaacaggttgttcaacatagctcaagttttcatcaatctctagtggctcgtaatccactacatgggatggatctggcacgtactttctcaacatagaaacgtgaaacacatcatggactgtcgagagtgatggaggcaacgccaagcgataagctacagggccaatccgctccagaatctcaaacggcccaacaaaacggggactcaacttccCCTTCCTTTcgaaacgcaagacacctttcataggtgctacctttaagaataccttatcccctatctcaaactcaaggtccttccgcctcacatctgcataactcttctgtctactctgagcggtatgcatgcgtgatctaatcttctgaatcgctttgttagtagactgaactaacttcggacccatcaatctctgttcacctacctcaccccagcaaaccagggatctacaacatctgccgtacagggcctcaaacggtgccatgccaatagtagcctgataactgttattataagcaaattccatcaaatgtaagtgggagtcccagctacctggaaattccaatgcacacgctcgcaacatatcctctaaaacctggttcaaacgctcagtctgaccgtcagtctgtggatggaaagccgtactaaagtccaacctcgtgcccatagcagtctgcaaacccttccaaaatttggaagtgaaacgggcatctctatcagaaacagtcgacactggcactccgtgtaatctcactatctcagacatgtacaactgtgcccacttactagcagtataggtggatttacccggaacgaagtgcgctgatttagtaagtctgtccaccacaacccaaatcactgtaaatcccctcagagttctcggtagccctgtaatgaaatccatggacacgttctcccacttccattccggtatgctcaagggttgtaataaacccgctggtttctgtcttggtgccttaacctgctgacacaccaagcatttactaacaaattctgctacttccctcttcatgttacgccaccaataaacccgcttcaggtcctgatacatctttgtactacctgggtgcatggaaaatggggaactgtgagcctcagctAATAATTCtatcttaaccgcactatctgacggaacacagaggcgtctttCAAACAATAGTCCACcgtcagaggataacgagaactcagccgcttgccctgcctctgctaggccacgtttctcaaccagataaggatcgttactctgagcatcgatgatcctttgcctcaaagtcggctgtaccgtcaactgggctaactgcatagtaactgcccctactgacactgcaatctcagcccgctcgagatcccgatgcaatggggcctaccgggtaataagtgctgctgaatgtgacaccttcctactaagagcatcagctaccacatttgccttgcctggatgatacagtatttcacaatcgtaatccttcactaactcaagccaccttcgctgtctcatattcaattctttttgagtaaagaagtatttcaagctcttatgatccatgaatatctgtatcttttcaccatataaataatgcctccatatcttcaaagtgaaaaccactgctgccaactctaggtcatgtgtagggtagttctgctcatggcttttcaactgacgagacgcataagcgaccaccttaccctgctgcatcaaaacgcaacctaaacctttcttggaagcatcactataaatcacaaaactgccagaaccatcgggtacagtaagaaccggtgcggtaactagcttctgtttaagggtctggaaactgtcctcacatgccttgctccaaacaaaaggaactccatttctggtcaactgagtaagaggagtagctatacgagaaaagttctccacaaaccgtcgataatagcctgctaaacccagaaagctacgaacctcactgactgtggaaggtcgggtccaaccggtgactgcctctatcttagctggatccacagagactccagtcttagaaaccacgtggcccagaaaggacacctgcttcagccaaaactcgc is drawn from Cucumis melo cultivar AY chromosome 11, USDA_Cmelo_AY_1.0, whole genome shotgun sequence and contains these coding sequences:
- the LOC127143958 gene encoding pectinesterase inhibitor-like; this translates as MLGRYSHCTADLKGLAVYTLNLAHTNARKSLTLAKSLATTTTNPQLKQRYSSCGESYDEAVGDIENAQKDLALGDFNAVNIVTFGAMTEIDDCQDKFVQPPKDTSLLLKNGKTLNDICSIIVVISNLL